GAAGGGCATTGAGTTAATCCCCTAGGAAATAAAGCCAAACACAAAACtgtcaaaaatactttttttaccttcaaaggcatttttttcttgaaacccgttccctttatttcctttacctgccttttctaaaatacacaaaatttttaaaaatactttttgacagaaacaaaagcaactaCTTTTTCTACAGAAGTATTGGGTTGGTTTGATGTAGCATGGTTTCATTTGATTTGGCTTGGCTTGGCTTTGCttcacttcttttggtttcatatccatttccttttaaacagaGTTTTTAAGCAAAATGTTCCACCATGTCTTGTGTTTGTGTCTGTGTTGGCATCTGTCTTCTAGAGATTATCTGGAAGACTACATGAATTTACTTATGCTATTTATTTGTGTTAATGGCCAGTTACCAATATGATATGAGATACTTGAAAAGAATGGCACAAACTGGAGTTGTTCTGTGCCCTGAAGGAGTTACAACATTAAATATGGAACACTGACTGCCAAAAACTTTAGGAAGAATGGAATTTGAGAGTAACAGTAAGGGATAGTAGCATTATTGTGATTATACAAATTCCTTACGGGCACAGCTAAATTGACCCATTCTTCAAAGTCCAGTCTTATGTCAGAATTCATCATCATGTGTTTCCCCATGCAAGAATCAGCTTATCAATGACAGGTTATGTGAGAAGTTCGGTTGAAATAAGGTCAGCTTTTTACAAAACATGCCTGTCCAGGTGGATAACTGGGTCGTGATTGTCAGTAAAGCAAACATTGGGCTTTCCTTTCCCTTATATTTTATGATGTTTCCAAATAAGTTACATTTTcatgtaatattttataaatagaGACCACCCAGCCTACTAATTTCAAGCTCCAGGGTAGTCTATATAATCAGCTAACCAACAAAACTGAGCTGTTAATGGAAACTGGATGATTTCATGTTTGTTGTATGCCCTGTGCTGTGTCTTTTAGTTTCCAACTCTATTCTTTTTACAATTTCAGCACTGATTTACATCCAATATGTAGCATATCTCAGGCCAAGCAAGACCTTGATGAGCAGCCTGGTGATAAGATACTTAGGCGATCTGCAGCTGAAGATTACATTTCCAACTATGGCATAGGATTTGACCCAGCAGAGAATGAATTTGACTATGGTTTATGCAATGAAGTAGTTAACGTAGCTTGCTCACCTAAACCTGATGCTTTCAATCCATGTGAAGATATCATGGGATACAACATTCTAAGAGTCCTAATATGGTTTATCAACATATTAGCTATCACAGGGAACATTGTTGTcctcattattttaataagcagTCAATACAAACTCACTGTACCTCGTTTTCTGATGTGCAATCTTGCATTTGCGGATCTCTGCATCGGTATCTATCTGTTGTTTATTGCTTCTGTAGATATCCAGACCAAAAGTCAGTATTACAACTATGCCATAGACTGGCAAACTGGGGCAGGATGCAATGCTGCAGGATTTTTTACAGTGTTCGCAAGTGAACTCTCAGTCTACACGCTGACCGTGATAACCCTGGAAAGGTGGCATACCATCACCTATGCCATGCAACTGGACCGTAAGGTTCGATTTCGTCATGCTGTGATTATAATGATTTTTGGCTGGATGTTTGCTTTCACAGTGGCACTTCTTCCCATATTTGGAGTCAGCAGCTACATGAAGGTCAGCATCTGTTTGCCCATGGATATAGAAACACCGTTTTCTCAGGCTTATGTTATGTTTCTTTTAGTGTTGAATGTACTTGCATTTGTGATCATATGTGCCTGCTACATCTCCATCTACTTCACTGTGAGAAACCCTAATGTCATCTCTTCAAACAGTGACACCAAGATTGCCAAGCGCATGGCCATACTGATCTTCACGGACTTCCTCTGCATGGCACCAATATCATTTTTTGCAATATCAGCCTCACTCAAGGTTCCTCTTATCACAGTATCCAAATCCAAgatccttttggttttgttttacccCATCAATTCCTGTGCTAACCCTTTCCTCTATGCCATTTTCACAAAGACATTCCGCAGGGATTTCTTCATTCTGTTGAGCAAGTTTGGTTGCTGTGAAATGCAAGCCCAGATTTACAGAACAGAGACCTCCTCATCTGCTCATACTTTCCACACCAGAAATGGCCATTGCTCTCCTGCACCAAAAAGCATTGATGGGACTATGTATTCATTGGTTCCTATGAATCACTTGAACTGAAATGCTTGCATGAATTTGGGTCTGAGGCAGTGCGATAATAACTTTCAAATGTGAATTTGAATAATGACCTCAGCATAGCATGTAAACTTGTTTTttatggaaaaacatttt
This Phalacrocorax aristotelis chromosome 3, bGulAri2.1, whole genome shotgun sequence DNA region includes the following protein-coding sequences:
- the FSHR gene encoding follicle-stimulating hormone receptor; translation: MTPVLTCFLVFLAGCLGCQHHACRCVGRVYICQESKVAQVPRDIPINTTELRFVLTKMRVIPKGAFAGLGDLEKIEISQNDALEVIEANVFSKLPKLHEIRIEKANNLVYIDQDAFQHLPSLRYLLISNTGLRFLPAVHKVHSFQKVLLDIQDNINIRTIERNSFMGLSSESVILWLNKNGIREIENHAFNGTYLDELNLSDNHNLEKLPNDIFQGANGPVVLDISRTRISFLPSHGLELIKKLRAKSTYNLKKLPDLSKFRSLIEANFTYPSHCCAFTNWKRQNTDLHPICSISQAKQDLDEQPGDKILRRSAAEDYISNYGIGFDPAENEFDYGLCNEVVNVACSPKPDAFNPCEDIMGYNILRVLIWFINILAITGNIVVLIILISSQYKLTVPRFLMCNLAFADLCIGIYLLFIASVDIQTKSQYYNYAIDWQTGAGCNAAGFFTVFASELSVYTLTVITLERWHTITYAMQLDRKVRFRHAVIIMIFGWMFAFTVALLPIFGVSSYMKVSICLPMDIETPFSQAYVMFLLVLNVLAFVIICACYISIYFTVRNPNVISSNSDTKIAKRMAILIFTDFLCMAPISFFAISASLKVPLITVSKSKILLVLFYPINSCANPFLYAIFTKTFRRDFFILLSKFGCCEMQAQIYRTETSSSAHTFHTRNGHCSPAPKSIDGTMYSLVPMNHLN